The genomic DNA TTTGAAACTACTTATATGTCCCACCGCACTCCTGGAGAACTAGCTAACCATTTAGACTTGCATACTTATGATGCCATTGTCTTGGATACTGACTATCGGAGTCCGCCTTTTCCATTTGGAGTCGAAGATCGGGAAGCTTTGAAGGAACACTATAAAAATAAATCTAATTTAATTCTAGATGGCTCGTTGCTCATCCGCAGTATGGATTTTTGGCCCCAATTTGATTTTCCCGGACCAAATAATGCTTTTGGTCATTTGACAGCAAATCAAGTCTATACACTTGTGAAAAAAGGAGGTGGCATGATGATTGGGACAGACCACGCCATTCATCATGCTGATGCTAACTTTATGTTGGATGCGATTCTACCAGGAGCTGAATTTAGTGGAGTTACTAATCCTTCTACAGATGGAGTTTTCTATGGTGCGGACTTCCTCAACAATGTGGCATCTGTTGTACCGATGGATATCTTTAACCACTGGAGTAGTATGCCTAATCAAGGTATTGCTCCAACGGGTGATTTTATTGATTTTTTGGGTAATCCGGTAACCCTCTACAGTCAAGTTGATGTTGCCGATAAACCGGGGGGTGGCGAAAAATATTCCTATATTTCCACCAGTTGGAAACCGGATGAGTGTACGACAGCGGTTACCGGGACGAGTTCTGCATGTCAGCAAAAAGTCCCGGAACCCTCAGCACTTTTCGGATTATTAGCAGTTGGTGCTGTGGGTTCCTGGGTGCGCAGGCGTTAGAGACGATTAGTTGCTCGGTTGCAGTAGTGCCACCGCTTGGATGGTTTCTCCGGACTGGAGTTGAATCAAACGATCGCCAACTCCATCTTTTCCACCTAAGGCAATGCGATCGAGAGAGAGATGCCAAAAGCGCTGAGAGCTGCTCGCCAGTTGCACTTTGCCTCCTTCCGGTGCTGCCACCATAGACGCCATGGAGTCCGTTTTTCCGCTAAATTGCAAGGCTTGCGTGCCGATATCTCCGCGATTTCCTTGCCGCAAGGTTTCCACTGAAATCCGCTTTCCAAGTCCCGCTTGCGACACCAGCAAGAGGCGATCGCTCGGTTTCACGATCGCGCACCCCACCAATGTCTCCTGTTTCCGCAACCGCATGGCCTGATAGCCTTGGGCCGTGCGTCCCAATACCGGAACCTGTTCCGAGTCGATCGGCAGTCGCAAAATCCGGCCTCCTGAAGTTCCGAGCACCAACTGGTCTCCAGGTTGGCTCAAATCCGCATAGCGCAAGCGATCGCCCTCTTTCAGTTTCAGTGCCGTTAAACCGCTCGCGCGCAAGTTAGCAAACTCAGAAAGCGGCACTCGTTTAATCCGTCCTTCCTCCGTCACCAAGACCAAATCTTGGGTATCGGGATAGTCCGATAGGACAAAATGCGCCACTACATCCGGCGGTTTTCCCGTTCCGGAATAGGGAATTAAACGATTTAAGTGCATTCCTTGGGACTTCCCGCTGACCGGAATTTGTCCCACCTTCACGGCGAAACCTTTACCGTCGGTGGCGAGCAAAAGTAAATCGGCGTCGGTGTTGGTGCGATCGCATTTTAGCCGACAGCTATTCCCCTTCGCCGTTTCCGTACTCGCATGAGTCAGTCGGCGAATCGATCCGCCATAGGTCACTTCAATATACGTCGTTTCCACCGCCACGGATAAAGGCAACGTCTCGCCAGTTTTGCTGCTACTTCCTTTCGCCGAGCGACTGGATTTTCCCTCTGTAGATGACTTGCGAGCGGAAGTCTTGCGATCGGATGGAGCCGATGCGCTCTTGGAACTCGCCGCAGAACTCTGACCTTGCAGAATTTCCGTCCGTCGCGGATTTTGGTAGCGGCGTTTTAGACTGCGCAGCTCCTTTTTCATCGACTTGAGTAACTCCGATCGCTGGTTGAGTAAGGTTTCCAGCTCCGCAATCCTCTCCGAAAGGCGATCGCACTCCGTCTGTAAATTTTGTCGCTCCAACCCCGTCAACCGGCGCATCGGCATTCCCAGCAGCGCATCCGCTTGTTTCGAGTCCAAACCGAGATTTTCTTGCAGTTCTGCCTTTGCCGTAGAGCCATCGGGAGCATTGCGGAGAATCTCGATCGCGCGGTCTAAATTCGCCAATGCTAACAGCAACCCTTCCAGGATATGACGGCGTTGTTGCGTTTGCTCCAACTCGTAGTTATATTGCCGAGTCAGAGTCGCTTCGCGGAAGGTGAGGAACTCTTGCAAAACTTGTCGCAGAGACAACTGGCGCGGCTG from Roseofilum casamattae BLCC-M143 includes the following:
- a CDS encoding PEP-CTERM sorting domain-containing protein; translated protein: MFSSESWFCKATRTVKQVALGLTSVVLCWSGLNLEGRANAASFSVLWWDTTNRDDTRFTDSIRKEIPDFLDAFTVDGEDIFETTYMSHRTPGELANHLDLHTYDAIVLDTDYRSPPFPFGVEDREALKEHYKNKSNLILDGSLLIRSMDFWPQFDFPGPNNAFGHLTANQVYTLVKKGGGMMIGTDHAIHHADANFMLDAILPGAEFSGVTNPSTDGVFYGADFLNNVASVVPMDIFNHWSSMPNQGIAPTGDFIDFLGNPVTLYSQVDVADKPGGGEKYSYISTSWKPDECTTAVTGTSSACQQKVPEPSALFGLLAVGAVGSWVRRR
- a CDS encoding DNA gyrase/topoisomerase IV subunit A, translated to MAKQLRLFKSEQIIPTALHTEMEQSYLEYAMSVIVGRALPDVRDGLKPVHRRILYAMHELGLTPDRPYRKCARVVGDVLGKYHPHGDQAVYDALVRMVQDFSCRYPLLAGHGNFGSVDNDPPAAMRYTETRLSAIGNETMLAEVSETTVDFIPNFDNSQAEPVVLPAQLPILLLNGCSGIAVGMATNVPPHNLGEVVDGLISLIDNPELSDEKLMAKIPGPDFPTGGLIVDREGINSAYRTGRGSIPMRGVATVEKIQRGKRKRIRDCIIVTELPYQVNKAGWIEKIADLVNHGKLEGISDIRDESDRSGMRVVLELKTDTSPQRVLEHLYRQTPLQTNFGAIFLALVNGQPRQLSLRQVLQEFLTFREATLTRQYNYELEQTQQRRHILEGLLLALANLDRAIEILRNAPDGSTAKAELQENLGLDSKQADALLGMPMRRLTGLERQNLQTECDRLSERIAELETLLNQRSELLKSMKKELRSLKRRYQNPRRTEILQGQSSAASSKSASAPSDRKTSARKSSTEGKSSRSAKGSSSKTGETLPLSVAVETTYIEVTYGGSIRRLTHASTETAKGNSCRLKCDRTNTDADLLLLATDGKGFAVKVGQIPVSGKSQGMHLNRLIPYSGTGKPPDVVAHFVLSDYPDTQDLVLVTEEGRIKRVPLSEFANLRASGLTALKLKEGDRLRYADLSQPGDQLVLGTSGGRILRLPIDSEQVPVLGRTAQGYQAMRLRKQETLVGCAIVKPSDRLLLVSQAGLGKRISVETLRQGNRGDIGTQALQFSGKTDSMASMVAAPEGGKVQLASSSQRFWHLSLDRIALGGKDGVGDRLIQLQSGETIQAVALLQPSN